One Xyrauchen texanus isolate HMW12.3.18 chromosome 2, RBS_HiC_50CHRs, whole genome shotgun sequence genomic window carries:
- the LOC127654802 gene encoding transient receptor potential cation channel subfamily M member 5-like isoform X2 — translation MHGLPDTPLGVLRQVRRCGRCGELVNESQEHSSLARCQCYVPLTESVGRVGEKGNERFTKPHWTAGRLGDIDFTSASRTRGKFVRVPGSTDPAEIYKILTKKWGLAPPHLVVALVGGDELAQMKPWLRDTVRKGLVRAAQSTGAWILTSGLRFGITKHLGQAVRDHSLASTSSKVRVVAIGVAPWHMIQNRELLLSAKPDHPAVYPTEDLPHGAVYSLDYNHSHFVLVDEESQRPEATAEMRVNMLKHISEQRTGYREGTGSIEIPVLCLLVHGEPRILQRMYKNIQNSIPWLILAGSGGVADILVTLMTRGCWDANMVQELLINTFNNGQHSTEITSCVKLIQRILDHGHLLTVHDPEQDSEVDTVILKALVKACKSQSQEAQDFLDELKLAVAWNRVDIANSEIFSGDVAWSAQDLEEVMMEALINDKPDFVRLFVDNGVNMNRFLTYGRLQELYSSVSEKSLLHTLLLKKQQERQANLASTRASGYPNTEVGPCFTFHEVSKVLKDFLHDICKGFYQKLPVERVGKGQKDLPDMNKCCEYPWRDLFLWAILQNRQEMANYFWAMGSEAVAAALVGCKIMKEMARMATEAESARSMKNAKYEQFAMDLFSECYSNSEDRAYSLLVRKTCCWNKATVLNLATEADAKCFFAHDGVQAMLTKIWWGAMRTDTSISRLMLLFFIPCLTWTHLIKFNTDKQDSKGEGEPFAEMDSLETEQGLLLTNEDPVAAEGGSDPAAHCCSATLFRVVLRRWNRFWSAPVTVFLGNVIMYFAFLILFTYVLLLDFKPPPPHGPSAAEIILYFWVFTFVLEELRQSFFTDEDMSILKKFKLYVEDNWNKCDMVAISLFVVGLSCRMANSTYEAARTVLALDFMVFTLRLIHIFAIHKQLGPKIIIVERMIKDVFFFLFFLTVWLIAYGVTTQALLHPNDPRIDWVFRRALYRPYLHIFGQIPLEEIDAAKMLEGNCTNDKEEIIAGTLPPCPNVYANWLVILLLVIYLLVTNVLLLNLLIAMFSYTFQVVQENADIFWKFQRYNLIVEYHSRPALAPPFIIISHIYQALLSLVKKTEAKQDLLERELPVGLDQKLITWETVQKENYLSKLEREHRESSGERLRYTSSKVQSLLRTVGVLKEQEKRMATVETEVRYCGEVLSWMAECFSKSTLNCDRDVPKIPRSIASSSRTPQPREAKRQQPSGQSEYGAKKLPYTDQ, via the exons GGGGTGTTACGGCAGGTCAGGAGATGTGGGCGATGTGGGGAACTGGTGAATGAGTCCCAAGAACACAG TTCTCTGGCGAGATGTCAGTGTTACGTCCCACTCACTGAGTCTGTTGGTCGTGTGGGCGAGAAGGGAAATGAGAGATTTACTAAACCCCACTGGACAGCTGGACGTTTGGGAGATATTGATTTTACCAGTGCCAGTCGGACAAGAGGCAAG TTTGTCAGGGTGCCCGGCTCCACAGATCCAGCTGAAATCTACAAGATTTTGACCAAGAAGTGGGGTCTTGCTCCTCCTCATCTGGTGGTGGCACTAGTGGGAGGTGATGAGCTGGCTCAGATGAAGCCCTGGCTGAGAGACACAGTTAGGAAAGGCCTTGTGAGGGCCGCACAGAGCACAG GTGCGTGGATCCTCACCAGTGGTTTGCGTTTTGGCATCACCAAGCACCTGGGTCAGGCTGTAAGGGACCACTCACTTGCTAGTACTTCCTCCAAAGTGCGAGTGGTGGCCATTGGGGTTGCACCCTGGCACATGATTCAGAACAGGGAACTGCTGCTTTCTGCAAAG CCTGATCATCCAGCAGTATACCCAACTGAGGATCTCCCCCATGGTGCAGTGTACTCCCTGGACTATAATCATTCTCATTTTGTCCTTGTGGATGAGGAGTCCCAAAGACCCGAAGCCACTGCTGAGATGAGAGTCAATATGCTCAAGCACATCTCTGAGCAGCGCACAGGGTATAGAG AAGGCACAGGCAGTATAGAAATCCCCGTTTTGTGTCTTCTGGTTCACGGAGAGCCGAGGATATTACAG AGAATGTATAAGAATATTCAGAATTCTATACCGTGGCTGATTTTGGCTGGTTCAGGAGGAGTTGCAGATATTTTGGTGACCCTGATGACCAGAGGATGCTGGGATGCCAATATGGTCCAAGAGCTGTTGATTAATACCTTCAACAATGGCCAACACAGCACTGAAATCACTTCCTGCGTTAAATTG ATCCAGAGAATATTGGACCATGGTCACTTGCTGACAGTGCATGACCCAGAGCAGGACTCAGAAGTGGACACAGTAATTCTTAAAGCCTTGGTTAAAG CGTGTAAGAGTCAGAGTCAAGAAGCGCAGGACTTTCTGGATGAGCTGAAACTGGCTGTGGCCTGGAATAGGGTGGACATTGCTAATAGTGAGATCTTCAGTGGAGACGTGGCATGGAGT GCACAGGACCTGGAGGAGGTGATGATGGAGGCATTGATAAACGACAAGCCTGACTTTGTGCGTCTGTTTGTGGATAATGGCGTGAACATGAATCGGTTCCTAACTTATGGCCGTCTTCAGGAACTCTACTCCTCTGTGTCTGAGAAAAGCCTCCTTCACACACTgctcctaaaaaaacaacaggaGAGACAGGCTAATCTGGCCAGCACACGGGCGTCTGGATACCCCAACACTGAAGTGGGGCCTTGTTTCACCTTCCATGAAGTCTCCAAAGTCCTAAAAGACTTTCTACATGACATTTGTAAGGGTTTCTACCAAAAACTTCCAGTG GAGCGGGTGGGGAAAGGCCAGAAAGACCTCCCAGACATGAACAAATGTTGTGAGTACCCTTGGAGAGACCTCTTCCTCTGGGCTATCCTGCAGAATAGGCAGGAAATGGCAAACTACTTTTGGGCTATG GGCTCGGAGGCAGTGGCTGCTGCTCTGGTGGGCTGTAAGATTATGAAGGAGATGGCTCGGATGGCTACTGAAGCAGAGTCTGCTCGTAGTATGAAGAATGCCAAATATGAGCAGTTCGCTATGG ATCTGTTCAGCGAGTGTTATTCCAACAGTGAAGACAGAGCCTACTCTCTTCTTGTGAGGAAAACATGCTGTTGGAACAAAGCAACTGTCCTGAATCTCGCCACTGAGGCAGATGCCAAATGTTTTTTTGCTCATGATGGGGTTCAG GCCATGCTAACTAAAATCTGGTGGGGAGCCATGAGGACCGACACTTCTATCTCCAGACTCATGCTCCTGTTCTTCATCCCTTGCCTCACGTGGACCCATCTCATCAAGTTCAA TACGGATAAACAAGATAGCAAAGGTGAAGGGGAGCCATTTGCTGAGATGGACAGTTTGGAAACAGAGCAAGGGCTGTTGCTCACAAACGAGGATCCAGT CGCTGCTGAAGGTGGAAGTGACCCTGCAGCGCACTGCTGCAGTGCTACCTTGTTTCGCGTCGTACTGCGGCGGTGGAACCGTTTCTGGAGCGCTCCAGTCACTGTGTTCCTGGGAAATGTCATCATGTACTTTGCATTCCTCATTCTATTCACATACGTGCTCCTCCTGGACTTCAAGCCCCCACCACCACATGGTCCATCTGCAGCTGAGATCATCCTCTACTTCTGGGTCTTTACCTTTGTGTTGGAGGAACTTAGACAA AGCTTCTTTACGGATGAGGACATGAGTATACTGAAGAAGTTCAAGCTATATGTGGAGGATAACTGGAACAAGTGTGACATGGTGGCCATCTCTCTCTTCGTGGTGGGGTTGTCATGCAG GATGGCAAATAGCACATATGAGGCTGCACGAACAGTTCTCGCTTTGGACTTCATGGTTTTCACCTTAAGGCTCATTCACATTTTTGCCATCCACAAGCAACTCGGACCCAAGATTATCATTGTGGAGAGAATG attaaagacgtgttcttcttcctcttcttcctgaCCGTGTGGCTGATAGCATATGGAGTGACCACGCAGGCCCTCCTGCACCCCAATGACCCACGCATCGACTGGGTCTTTCGCAGAGCACTTTACCGCCCGTATCTCCATATATTTGGCCAGATTCCTCTGGAAGAAATAGATG CGGCCAAAATGCTGGAAGGAAACTGCACTAATGATAAGGAGGAAATCATTGCAGGCACTCTGCCACCCTGCCCAAATGTATATGCCAACTGGCTGGTCATACTGCTGCTCGTCATCTATTTGCTAGTCACGAATGTGCTGCTGCTTAACCTCCTTATCGCCATGTTCAG CTACACCTTCCAGGTGGTACAGGAGAATGCAGACATCTTCTGGAAGTTTCAGCGCTATAACCTTATTGTTGAATACCACAGCCGTCCTGCCTTGGCCCCACCCTTCATCATCATCAGCCACATCTATCAGGCTCTCCTCAGCCTAGTCAAAAAGACTGAAGCCAAGCAGGATCTTTTGG AGAGGGAACTACCAGTTGGCCTGGACCAGAAACTAATTACATGGGAGACGGTGCAGAAGGAGAACTACCTGTCTAAACTGGAGCGAGAGCATAGggagagcagtggagagagacttAGATACACTTCCTCTAA GGTGCAGAGTTTGTTGAGGACGGTTGGGGTGCTGAAGGAGCAAGAAAAGCGCATGGCAACAGTAGAGACTGAG GTGAGGTATTGTGGAGAGGTGCTGTCTTGGATGGCAGAGTGTTTCAGCAAAAGTACTCTAAATTGTGACAGAGATGTGCCTAAAATCCCAC GCTCCATTGCCAGCAGCTCCAGAACCCCTCAACCTCGGGAAGCTAAGCGACAGCAGCCATCAGGGCAGTCTGAATATGGTGCAAAGAAACTGCCCTACACTGATCAGTGA
- the LOC127654802 gene encoding transient receptor potential cation channel subfamily M member 5-like isoform X1 — MHGLPDTPLGVLRQVRRCGRCGELVNESQEHSSLARCQCYVPLTESVGRVGEKGNERFTKPHWTAGRLGDIDFTSASRTRGKFVRVPGSTDPAEIYKILTKKWGLAPPHLVVALVGGDELAQMKPWLRDTVRKGLVRAAQSTGAWILTSGLRFGITKHLGQAVRDHSLASTSSKVRVVAIGVAPWHMIQNRELLLSAKPDHPAVYPTEDLPHGAVYSLDYNHSHFVLVDEESQRPEATAEMRVNMLKHISEQRTGYREGTGSIEIPVLCLLVHGEPRILQRMYKNIQNSIPWLILAGSGGVADILVTLMTRGCWDANMVQELLINTFNNGQHSTEITSCVKLIQRILDHGHLLTVHDPEQDSEVDTVILKALVKACKSQSQEAQDFLDELKLAVAWNRVDIANSEIFSGDVAWSAQDLEEVMMEALINDKPDFVRLFVDNGVNMNRFLTYGRLQELYSSVSEKSLLHTLLLKKQQERQANLASTRASGYPNTEVGPCFTFHEVSKVLKDFLHDICKGFYQKLPVLYYVYLVQERVGKGQKDLPDMNKCCEYPWRDLFLWAILQNRQEMANYFWAMGSEAVAAALVGCKIMKEMARMATEAESARSMKNAKYEQFAMDLFSECYSNSEDRAYSLLVRKTCCWNKATVLNLATEADAKCFFAHDGVQAMLTKIWWGAMRTDTSISRLMLLFFIPCLTWTHLIKFNTDKQDSKGEGEPFAEMDSLETEQGLLLTNEDPVAAEGGSDPAAHCCSATLFRVVLRRWNRFWSAPVTVFLGNVIMYFAFLILFTYVLLLDFKPPPPHGPSAAEIILYFWVFTFVLEELRQSFFTDEDMSILKKFKLYVEDNWNKCDMVAISLFVVGLSCRMANSTYEAARTVLALDFMVFTLRLIHIFAIHKQLGPKIIIVERMIKDVFFFLFFLTVWLIAYGVTTQALLHPNDPRIDWVFRRALYRPYLHIFGQIPLEEIDAAKMLEGNCTNDKEEIIAGTLPPCPNVYANWLVILLLVIYLLVTNVLLLNLLIAMFSYTFQVVQENADIFWKFQRYNLIVEYHSRPALAPPFIIISHIYQALLSLVKKTEAKQDLLERELPVGLDQKLITWETVQKENYLSKLEREHRESSGERLRYTSSKVQSLLRTVGVLKEQEKRMATVETEVRYCGEVLSWMAECFSKSTLNCDRDVPKIPRSIASSSRTPQPREAKRQQPSGQSEYGAKKLPYTDQ, encoded by the exons GGGGTGTTACGGCAGGTCAGGAGATGTGGGCGATGTGGGGAACTGGTGAATGAGTCCCAAGAACACAG TTCTCTGGCGAGATGTCAGTGTTACGTCCCACTCACTGAGTCTGTTGGTCGTGTGGGCGAGAAGGGAAATGAGAGATTTACTAAACCCCACTGGACAGCTGGACGTTTGGGAGATATTGATTTTACCAGTGCCAGTCGGACAAGAGGCAAG TTTGTCAGGGTGCCCGGCTCCACAGATCCAGCTGAAATCTACAAGATTTTGACCAAGAAGTGGGGTCTTGCTCCTCCTCATCTGGTGGTGGCACTAGTGGGAGGTGATGAGCTGGCTCAGATGAAGCCCTGGCTGAGAGACACAGTTAGGAAAGGCCTTGTGAGGGCCGCACAGAGCACAG GTGCGTGGATCCTCACCAGTGGTTTGCGTTTTGGCATCACCAAGCACCTGGGTCAGGCTGTAAGGGACCACTCACTTGCTAGTACTTCCTCCAAAGTGCGAGTGGTGGCCATTGGGGTTGCACCCTGGCACATGATTCAGAACAGGGAACTGCTGCTTTCTGCAAAG CCTGATCATCCAGCAGTATACCCAACTGAGGATCTCCCCCATGGTGCAGTGTACTCCCTGGACTATAATCATTCTCATTTTGTCCTTGTGGATGAGGAGTCCCAAAGACCCGAAGCCACTGCTGAGATGAGAGTCAATATGCTCAAGCACATCTCTGAGCAGCGCACAGGGTATAGAG AAGGCACAGGCAGTATAGAAATCCCCGTTTTGTGTCTTCTGGTTCACGGAGAGCCGAGGATATTACAG AGAATGTATAAGAATATTCAGAATTCTATACCGTGGCTGATTTTGGCTGGTTCAGGAGGAGTTGCAGATATTTTGGTGACCCTGATGACCAGAGGATGCTGGGATGCCAATATGGTCCAAGAGCTGTTGATTAATACCTTCAACAATGGCCAACACAGCACTGAAATCACTTCCTGCGTTAAATTG ATCCAGAGAATATTGGACCATGGTCACTTGCTGACAGTGCATGACCCAGAGCAGGACTCAGAAGTGGACACAGTAATTCTTAAAGCCTTGGTTAAAG CGTGTAAGAGTCAGAGTCAAGAAGCGCAGGACTTTCTGGATGAGCTGAAACTGGCTGTGGCCTGGAATAGGGTGGACATTGCTAATAGTGAGATCTTCAGTGGAGACGTGGCATGGAGT GCACAGGACCTGGAGGAGGTGATGATGGAGGCATTGATAAACGACAAGCCTGACTTTGTGCGTCTGTTTGTGGATAATGGCGTGAACATGAATCGGTTCCTAACTTATGGCCGTCTTCAGGAACTCTACTCCTCTGTGTCTGAGAAAAGCCTCCTTCACACACTgctcctaaaaaaacaacaggaGAGACAGGCTAATCTGGCCAGCACACGGGCGTCTGGATACCCCAACACTGAAGTGGGGCCTTGTTTCACCTTCCATGAAGTCTCCAAAGTCCTAAAAGACTTTCTACATGACATTTGTAAGGGTTTCTACCAAAAACTTCCAGTG CTATATTACGTGTATCTGGTACAGGAGCGGGTGGGGAAAGGCCAGAAAGACCTCCCAGACATGAACAAATGTTGTGAGTACCCTTGGAGAGACCTCTTCCTCTGGGCTATCCTGCAGAATAGGCAGGAAATGGCAAACTACTTTTGGGCTATG GGCTCGGAGGCAGTGGCTGCTGCTCTGGTGGGCTGTAAGATTATGAAGGAGATGGCTCGGATGGCTACTGAAGCAGAGTCTGCTCGTAGTATGAAGAATGCCAAATATGAGCAGTTCGCTATGG ATCTGTTCAGCGAGTGTTATTCCAACAGTGAAGACAGAGCCTACTCTCTTCTTGTGAGGAAAACATGCTGTTGGAACAAAGCAACTGTCCTGAATCTCGCCACTGAGGCAGATGCCAAATGTTTTTTTGCTCATGATGGGGTTCAG GCCATGCTAACTAAAATCTGGTGGGGAGCCATGAGGACCGACACTTCTATCTCCAGACTCATGCTCCTGTTCTTCATCCCTTGCCTCACGTGGACCCATCTCATCAAGTTCAA TACGGATAAACAAGATAGCAAAGGTGAAGGGGAGCCATTTGCTGAGATGGACAGTTTGGAAACAGAGCAAGGGCTGTTGCTCACAAACGAGGATCCAGT CGCTGCTGAAGGTGGAAGTGACCCTGCAGCGCACTGCTGCAGTGCTACCTTGTTTCGCGTCGTACTGCGGCGGTGGAACCGTTTCTGGAGCGCTCCAGTCACTGTGTTCCTGGGAAATGTCATCATGTACTTTGCATTCCTCATTCTATTCACATACGTGCTCCTCCTGGACTTCAAGCCCCCACCACCACATGGTCCATCTGCAGCTGAGATCATCCTCTACTTCTGGGTCTTTACCTTTGTGTTGGAGGAACTTAGACAA AGCTTCTTTACGGATGAGGACATGAGTATACTGAAGAAGTTCAAGCTATATGTGGAGGATAACTGGAACAAGTGTGACATGGTGGCCATCTCTCTCTTCGTGGTGGGGTTGTCATGCAG GATGGCAAATAGCACATATGAGGCTGCACGAACAGTTCTCGCTTTGGACTTCATGGTTTTCACCTTAAGGCTCATTCACATTTTTGCCATCCACAAGCAACTCGGACCCAAGATTATCATTGTGGAGAGAATG attaaagacgtgttcttcttcctcttcttcctgaCCGTGTGGCTGATAGCATATGGAGTGACCACGCAGGCCCTCCTGCACCCCAATGACCCACGCATCGACTGGGTCTTTCGCAGAGCACTTTACCGCCCGTATCTCCATATATTTGGCCAGATTCCTCTGGAAGAAATAGATG CGGCCAAAATGCTGGAAGGAAACTGCACTAATGATAAGGAGGAAATCATTGCAGGCACTCTGCCACCCTGCCCAAATGTATATGCCAACTGGCTGGTCATACTGCTGCTCGTCATCTATTTGCTAGTCACGAATGTGCTGCTGCTTAACCTCCTTATCGCCATGTTCAG CTACACCTTCCAGGTGGTACAGGAGAATGCAGACATCTTCTGGAAGTTTCAGCGCTATAACCTTATTGTTGAATACCACAGCCGTCCTGCCTTGGCCCCACCCTTCATCATCATCAGCCACATCTATCAGGCTCTCCTCAGCCTAGTCAAAAAGACTGAAGCCAAGCAGGATCTTTTGG AGAGGGAACTACCAGTTGGCCTGGACCAGAAACTAATTACATGGGAGACGGTGCAGAAGGAGAACTACCTGTCTAAACTGGAGCGAGAGCATAGggagagcagtggagagagacttAGATACACTTCCTCTAA GGTGCAGAGTTTGTTGAGGACGGTTGGGGTGCTGAAGGAGCAAGAAAAGCGCATGGCAACAGTAGAGACTGAG GTGAGGTATTGTGGAGAGGTGCTGTCTTGGATGGCAGAGTGTTTCAGCAAAAGTACTCTAAATTGTGACAGAGATGTGCCTAAAATCCCAC GCTCCATTGCCAGCAGCTCCAGAACCCCTCAACCTCGGGAAGCTAAGCGACAGCAGCCATCAGGGCAGTCTGAATATGGTGCAAAGAAACTGCCCTACACTGATCAGTGA